From Tiliqua scincoides isolate rTilSci1 chromosome 2, rTilSci1.hap2, whole genome shotgun sequence, the proteins below share one genomic window:
- the FAM169A gene encoding soluble lamin-associated protein of 75 kDa has translation MAFPVDLLDNYSHEDLESSAEDYLSDLRCGDPENPEFLSLVNNVKIPIRLSTVGFVPLYGGEERHKVLALFAPEDSLTAVALFLADQWWTIDDILRTSVPSREGLWRVKTTGERVALYVLNRIIYRKQEIEKNEFPFLCHGSHDHAKILWKKGEAIGFYSVKLPGSMCSAFLTQSYQLPVLDTMFVRKKHRGKDFGLLMLEDFVDSFTEDTLGLRFPLTSFMHAACRKYFARYPGDHDLLWEVEGVGHWHQRTPVARILQRENIVSLGPQRGSSGPQTEESFLKSTMDHSTSKDQTPEPSETQLSVESRRNKDGLDVCEGTSEELNATLVPTRTRSNHLKRPKLGKRIQEPEIPEGEDVSISQTSENRLEPVLRVSESSEEPPDEMEGSEEEIFVENQKPPVQETPLLCPLSEKQDEKEEADVEPLNGELTEDAIKVSIVTEGETTSEVMDGDSKLQSDNLEETTLTLLVPLILDSSVKSTEDSDDNVSDKVENMADSEMPPEEDQVAAQKKRALVQNASLLASADKEEPPNNGLSNSVATEAPEDTISENVSPNTTSSLEEQSEEGGSDSPEAPVVLGQGSLVMVELEDISYQQHTEGQKNQLDEQSEESAEPASERAPDSSSEEAEIEVPIVDRRTLRRKAKGYKGPPKKKGKLI, from the exons ATGGCATTCCCTGTGGACCTGCTGGATAACTACAGTCATGAAGATCTGGAGAGTTCTGCCGAAGATTATCTGTCTGACCTTCGGTGTGGTGATCCAGAAAACCCAGAGTTCCTGTCTCTCGTTAATAATGTCAAA ATCCCAATCCGTTTATCAACAGTCGGCTTTGTTCCCCTTTATGGTGGTGAAGAGAGACACAAAGTTCTTGCTTTATTTGCACCAGAGGATTCACTCACAG CTGTTGCCCTCTTCCTTGCTGATCAGTGGTGGACTATTGATGATATTTTGAGAACATCTGTTCCTTCAAGAGAAGGACTTTGGCGC GTGAAGACGACTGGGGAGAGAGTGGCTCTCTATGTGCTAAATAGAATAATTTATCGCAAACAAGAAATTGAGAAGAATGAGTTCCCGTTCCTTTGTCATGGTAGCCATGATCATGCTAAGATTctgtggaagaaaggagaggcAATTGGCTTTTATTCTGTTAAGCTTCCAG GGAGCATGTGTAGTGCCTTTCTGACACAGAGCTACCAACTTCCAGTCCTGGACACCATGTTTGTGAGAAAGAAACACCGGGGGAAGGATTTTGGGCTGCTGATGTTAGAAGACTTTGTGGACTCTTTTACAGAAGACACACTTGGCCTGCGGTTCCCACTGACTTCTTTTATGCATGCTG CTTGCCGGAAGTACTTTGCTAGGTACCCAGGGGATCATGATCTTCTGTGGGAAGTTGAAGGAGTGGGCCATTGGCACCAGAGAACACCAGTTGCCCGCATACTTCAGAGGGAAAATATCGTATCGCTAG GTCCACAAAGAGGAAGCAGCGGTCCCCAGACTGAGGAGAGttttttgaagagcaccatggaccacagcacatcaAAAGATCAAACACCTGAGCCCAGTGAAACACAGCTGAGT GTTGAGTCTCGTAGAAACAAAGATGGCTTAGATGTATGTGAAGGGACTTCTGAAG AACTTAATGCTACACTGGTTCCTACAAGAACACGAAGCAATCATCTGAAACGTCCCAAATTGGGGAAAAGGATCCAAGAACCTGAAATTCCGGAAGGTGAAgatgtcagcatttctcaaacatcCGAAAACCG ACTAGAACCTGTTCTGCGTGTATCAGAAAGTTCAGAAGAACCACCAGATGAGATGGAAGGGAGCGAAGAAGAGATATTTGTTGAAAATCAAAAACCACCAGTGCAGGAGACACCACTGCTGTGTCCTCTGTCTGAGAAGCAAGATGAAAAAGAG GAAGCTGATGTAGAGCCTCTCAATGGAGAACTAACTGAAGATGCTATCAAGGTGTCCATAGTGACAGAAGGGGAAACGACAAGTGAAGTTATGGACGGCGACTCAAAGTTGCAGTCAGACAATCTGGAGGAAACAACATTAACCTTACTTGTTCCACTAATCCTTGATTCTTCAGTAAAATCAACAGAAGACAGTGATGACAATGTGTCCGATAAG GTTGAGAACATGGCAGATTCAGAAATGCCTCCAGAAGAGGACCAAGTAGCAGCACAAAAGAAAAGAGCACTAGTTCAAAATGCATCTCTTCTTGCATCAGCAGACAAGGAAGAACCCCCCAATAATGGCCTTTCTAACTCTGTTGCAACTGAGGCTCCAGAAGACACCATCTCTGAGAATGTGTCACCCAATACTACCTCTTCCCTGGAAGAGCAAAGTGAGGAGGGAGGATCTGACTCACCCGAGGCCCCTGTTGTTCTGGGCCAGGGCTCTTTGGTGATGGTTGAACTGGAGGACATCTCATACCAGCAGCACACAGAGGGGCAGAAGAACCAACTGGATGAACAGTCTGAAGAGTCAGCTGAGCCAGCGTCGGAGAGAGCTCCAGATAGCAGCTCAGAGGAGGCAGAAATAGAGGTACCCATAGTGGACAGGCGGACCTTGCGAAGAAAGGCCAAAGGATACAAAGGACCACCCAAGAAGAAAGGGAAGCTAATTTAA